CATCCTGATCAAGGGCGGCGTCCATCTGGAAGAGGCGCGCAAGCTCAAGCACGTGGCGCTGGACAAGACGGGCACGCTCACCGAGGGGCGGCCGGTGCTGGTGGCGCGGCAGGTTCTTGCGCAGGACGTGCCGGAGGGCGAAATCCTGCGCGTCGCATCGAGCCTGGCCGCCCGCTCCGACCACCCGGTCTCGAAGGCCATCGCGGCCGGGCTGGGCGGGCCGGCGCTGCCGGTGGAGCGCTTCGGCGCCCTGCCCGGCCAGGGCATCCACGGCATGGTCGGCGGGCGGGAATACGTCCTCGGCAACCATCGCTGCCTCCACGACCGCGGGCTGTGCTCTCCCGAACTCGAAGCGCTGCTGCATGGACACGAGCGCGAGGGGCGGACGGTGACCCTGCTCGCGGGCGGCGAGCGCGTGCTCGCCATGTTCGCGGTGGCCGACGTTCCCAGGGCGACGTCCGCGGCGGCCGTGCGGGAACTGGTCGCGCTCGGGGTCGTGCCGGTCGTCCTGACCGGCGACAACCCGTCGACGGCGCGCTGCATCGCCGATCAGGCGGGCATCGCCGACGTGCGGGCCAACCTGCTGCCGCACGAAAAGCTCGAAGCCATCCGGTCGCTGGCCGGCGCCGGCGGCGGGGTCGCCATGGTCGGCGACGGCATCAACGATGCGCCCGCGCTCGCCGCCGCGAGCATCGGTTTCGCGATGGGGCACGCGGGTACGCATACGGCCATGGAGGCGGCCGACGTGGTCATCATGAACGACGACCTCCGCCGCATCCCCGAAACCATCCGGCTGTCGCGGCGCACGCACGCCGTGCTGTGGCAGAACATCGTCCTGGCGCTGGGCATCAAGCTTGTCTTTCTGCTGCTGGCGGTGTTCGACGACGCGACGATGTGGATGGCGGTGTTCGCCGACATGGGTGCGAGCCTGCTGGTGGTGTTCAATGGGCTGCGCCTGCTGCGCGGGGCACCGCGGGCATGACCGCGTCGGTGTCCGCTTGCGCGCGCTGGGCGACGGGGCCGGGCGGGAACGGTTCGCGATATACTCCTGCCGTGCGTCGCCTCGCTGCCCTTTTCCTCCTGGTGCTGTTGCCGCTGCAAGCCCTGTGGGCTGCGGCGGCGCCGTATTGCCAGCATGAAAGAGCGCCGGCGACGGTACACTTTGGCCATCATGCCCACGAGCACGAAGCGTCGGGCAGCGGTACGCCGGCCATGCCGCTTCCCGGCGGCGACCATGGCGACTGTCACGCCTGCCACGGATGGTGCAGCGCCCTGCCGGTGACCGACGAGGCGGCCCACGCCGACCCGGGCCGGCCGATGCACGAGCTTGGCCGGCTGCACGCACTGCCCTCCCCACCCCCGTCCCTGCCCGAACGCCCCGACTGGCTCACCCTCGCCTGAACGGCGAGGCGGACCCGGGCCATCCCTCCTGACGATTCGACGCGGCCTTTCGCAGGCCGTCGCGGGCGCGCGTCTGCGCCCCGTCGAACCGTGCCTCGCCGATTCCCCCATGTGGTTCATCACAGGAGAAGAATCGGATGCACGGAAACAGCATCAATGCGCTATGCGCGGTGGCCATCGCGATGGCCGCCGGCGTTCCGGCGTGGGCGCAGCCCCCGGGGCGGCGGCACCGGTGTCGCTGAAGGACGCGTTTGACCTTGCCTGGGAACGGCAGCCGGAGGCGCGCTCCGCCGCTGCACGCCGCGATGCGGCCCAGGCGGCCCGGGCGGTGGCCGCGAGCTGGTCCGCCGAGGCACCCGCACTGGAACTGAGCGCAAAGTCGGACCGCCCCGGCTCCAACGACGGTAGCCGGGAATACGAGGTCGGCCTTGCCATTCCCTTGTGGCTGCCGGGCGAGCGCCCGCGTGCCGGCGCCCTCGCCGACGCAGAAGCGAAGGCACTGGAAAGCCGCTTCCTTGCCGCCAGGCTGAGCCTGGCCGAGGCCGTCCGCGATGCGTGGTGGGCCTGTCATCGTGCCGCGAGCGAACTGGCCCTCGCGCAGGACCGCCTCGTCAACACCCGGCAACTGGCTGCCGACGTGGCGCGCCGCGTCAAGGCCGGCGAACTGTCGCGGGCGGACCAGCACCAGGCCGAGGGTGCGGTGGCCCGGGCGGAGGCCGCCCAGGCCGAGGCGCTGGGCGCGAGGAACGCGGCGCTGGCCGCGCTGCAGGGCGTCGTCGGTCATGCCGGCTTGACGCCGGGTGCCGGGGAGGCCGGGCCGGAGCCGATGCCGGAGGAGGTGCCGGACGCGATGCCGCCGTCCGGCCATCCGGCCATCGATGAACTGAGCGACCGCGCCAGCGTGGCCAGGCGGGCGGCGGAGCTGGCGGCGGTCCAGGACCGCGCCAGCCCCGAACTCATCCTCGCCGCCACCCGCGAGCGCGGCCGGTCCGGCGAGGACTTCGGCCAGTCATTCACCGTGGGCATCCGCATTCCGTTCGGCGGCGGCGCGCGGGCGCAGGCCAGGCAGGCGGTGGCACGGGCCGAGGCGCTCGACACCGAGGCCCAGGCCGAGGTCGAGCGCGCGAGGGTGGCCGCCGGCATCGAATCGGCCCGCGCCCGCATGCGTGCCACGCAGGCGCAGGCCGAGGCCGCCGACAGGCGCGCCCGGCTCGCGCGGGAGACCCGGAGCTTCTTCGACAAATCCTTCCAGCTGGGCGAATCAGACCTGCCTGCGCGGTTGCGCGTGGAACTCGAAGCGGCCGAAGCGGAAAGAGATCTCGCCCGGGCGCGCATCGATGCCGCGGCGGCGGTCTCCGCGCTGCGCCAGTCCCTCGGCCTGCTGCCGTAGGCGGGCGGGATGGCACGACAAGAACCTCGATCGATTTCACATCACATGAAGATGACCACAGACATCAAAGCACTGACCGTGGCGGCAATGCTCGCCACCGCTTCCTTCGGCGCGCCTGCCGGCGATGGCCACGACCATGGCGGCGAGAAGCCGGTTGCCGCCGGCGCTCCCGCCATGCCGCGCTTCGCAGCGAGCACCGGGACCTTCGAACTGGTTGGGGTGCTCGACGGCAGGACGCTCAGCCTTTACCTCGACCGCGCGGCGGACAACAGTCCCGTGCCGGACGCCTTGCTCGAACTGGAGGTGGGCGGCGCCGCGGTCGCCGTCGAACGCACCGGCGAAGGCATGTTCGAGGCGACGCTGGCGGCGGAGCCCGAACCCGGCGAGGTCCCGGTGACCGCGACGGTGGTCGCCGGCGACGAAACCGACCTGCTGGCGGGGGAACTCGATATCCACGGCGCCGCCCATGCCGGCACGGAAGGCGGCGGCACGGCGTGGACGGCCGTTGCCGGCTGGAGCGCGGCCGCGTTCGCCGCCGCCGCTTTCCTGTACGGCCTGGGGCGGGTCCGGGCCGCGCGCAGCGGAGGTGCGGCATGAAGCGGCACATCTTCCCGCCGATGCAGATCCTGGCGATGCTGGCCGTCGCGGCCCTGGCCGCGCCGGCGGCCAAGGCCGATGCCGGGCACGATCACGGCGATGCGCCGCCGGCCGCGAGCGGCGATGGCCCCAGGCGCCTGCCCGACGGCAGCGTGTTCCTGCCCAAGCCGGCGCAGCGCCAGTTCGCCGTCCGGACGCTGCAGGTAGCCGAGGCCGAACTGCCCAGGGCTTTCGAACTTGCCGGCCGGGTGATGATGGACCCCGACGCCGGCGGCAAGGTGCAGGCGGCGCTCGCGGGGCGCATCGAGGCCAGGCCGAACGGCCTGCCCCGTGCCGGCCAGTCCGTCCGCAAGGGCGAGGTGCTGGCCTATGTGGTACCGAGCGCGGGCGCCATCGAGCGCGCGAACCAACTCGCCCAGCGGGCCGAACTGCGCGCCGCCCGGAGTCTGGCCGAGAAGCGCCTGGCGCGGCTGAGGGAACTCTCCGACACCGTGCCGCGCAAGGAGATCGAGGCTGCCGAAAGCGAGGTGGAGAGCCTGGCCGAACGCCTGGGGGCAGTGGCGGCGGGCCTTGGCGGCCGCGACGCGCTGGCCGCGCCGGTGTCCGGCGTCATCGCGTCGGCGCATGCCGTCGCCGGGCAGGTGGTCGAGCCTGGGGAACTCGTGTTCGAGGTCGTCGACCCGCGCCGCCTGCAGATCGAAGCGCTGGCCTACGACGTGCCGCAGGCGCAAGGCATTGCGGGGGCCTTCCTCGGCCTGGGCGGCGAGCGGGTGCCGCTCCGCCTCGTCGGTACCGCACGCAGTCTGCGCGACCAGGCGCTGCCGGTGACCTTCTCGGCCGACGGCGAAGCGCTGCAACGGCTGGCGGTGGGGCAGCCGGTGCAGGTCGTGGCGCATTCGGCCGCGCGCGTGAAGGGAGTGCCCGTGCCGCTTGCCGCGCTGACGAGGAATCCTGCCAACCAGGACATCGTCTGGGTCAAGGAGCGGCCGGAGCATTTCGTGCCGCGGACGGTGCGCTACGAGCCGCTGGACGGTACCTCGGTTGCCGTCACCTCGGGCCTTGGGCCGGGCGAGCGGGTGGTGGTCCAAGGGGCCGCCTTCGTCAACCAGGTTCGTTGAAGGAGTGGCGCGCGATGTTCAAGTGGCTACTTGAGAACAGCCTGTCCAACCGCCTGCTGGTGCTCATGGCCAGCCTGGCGCTGATGGCCTATGGCGCGTTCACCTTGTCCCGCACGGCGGTGGACGTGTTTCCCGACCTGAACAAGCCGACGGTCACGATCATGACCGAGGCGGGGGAATGGCCGCCGAGGAGGTCGAGCAGCTCATCACCTTTCCGCTCGAGACGACGATGAACGGGCTGCCGGGCGTGGATGGCGTGCGCTCGGTCTCCAGCGCGGGGCTGTCCTTCATCTACGTCGCCTTCGACTGGCGCACCGACATCTTCAGGGCGCGCCAGATGGTGTCCGAGCGGCTGTCGTCGATGGAGGAGGGGCTGCCGCAGGGGGTGACGCCGCGCATGGGGCCCATCAGTTCGGTGATGGGCGAGATCATGCAGATCGCCATCCCGATCGACGCCGGCAGGATTTCGCCCATGGCGGTGCGCGAGTACGCCGACTGGGTGCTGCGTCCCCGGCTGATGGCCATCCCGGGGGTGGCGCAGGTGATCCCGATCGGCGGCGAGGTGCGCCAGTTCCAGGTCCAGCCCAGCACTGTCCGCATGGCCGGGCTGGGCATCTCGCACGACCAGATCGAGGCGGCGCTGCAGGGGTTCGCGTCGAACACGTCCGGCGGCTTCCTGGAGCTGAACGGCCGCGAGTACCTCATCCGCCACCTCGGCCGCACCTCCCGGCTGGACGACCTGAAGAACCTGGCGCTGACCGCGAGGGACGGCCAGCCGGTGCTGCTGCGCCAGGTTGCCGAGGTCAGCTTCGCCGCCGCGCTCAAGCGCGGCGACGCCGGATTCGAGGGCAAGCCGGCGGTCATCCTGGGTATCCAGAAGCAGCCGACCGCCGACACCATCGACTTGACCCGGACCGTCGAAGCGGCGCTGGTCGACCTGAGGAAGTCGTTGCCGGCCGGCATGGAGGCGCCGCGGGTCACCTTCCGCCAGGCGAGCTTCATCGAAGCCTCGGTGGCCACGCTGCAAGGCAAGCTCATCGGCGCGTCGGTATTCGTGGCGGTGATCCTGTTCGTGTTCCTGGGGACGCTGCGGCCGACCGTCATCGCGCTGGTCGCCATCCCGGTCTCCATCCTCGTGACGGCGCTGGTGTTCAGGCACTTCGGGCTTTCCATCAACACGATGACGCTCGGCGGGTTGGCGATCGCCATCGGCGGGCTGGTGGACGACGCCGTCGTCGGGGTCGAGAACGTGCTGCGCCGCCTGAAGGTCGATCGGGAGGAGCATCCGCACCGCCGCCTGCACCCGCTGGAAGTGGTGAAGGCCGCCACCCTGGAGGTGCGTTCCGCCATCCTCTACGCCACGGTCATCATCGTCCTGGTGTTCCTGCCCCTGTTCGCGCTGCCGGGCATGGAAGGGCGGCTGTTCATGCCGCTGGGCATCGCCTTCATCGTGTCGACGCTGGTCTCCCTGGTGGTGTCGGTGACGATCACCCCCGTCCTGGCCTTCTACCTGCTGCCGGCGATGAAGTCGCTCGGGCACGGCGACACGCGCTTCCTGGCGTGGCTGAAGACGCGCTATCGCGGCGCGCTGCAGAAAGTCCTGGACCGTCCCAGGGCGGCGGTCGCGGCCGCAGGCGCAGCCGTCCTGCTCGCGGCGGCGGCGGTGCCGCTGTTCCCGACGACCTTCCTGCCGCCGTTCAACGAGGGAACCCTGCTGATCGGCATCCGGCTCAACCCGGGGGTGACGCTGACCGAATCCGCGGTGCTGGCGCGGCAGGCCGAGATCCTCGTCGGTCAGGTGCCCGAAGTCACGCACGTGGGGCGGCGCAGCGGGCGCGCGGAACTCGACGAGCATGCCGAAGGCGTGCATGTGAGCGAACTCGACGTGGGGCTGAAGCCGGCCGCCGAACTGACGCGCAGCATGGCCGAGATCCAGGCCGACATCCGCGCGCGCCTCGCCGGCCTGCCCGCCGCGATCGCCATCGGGCAGCCCATCTCGCACCGCATCGATCACATGCTGTCGGGCGTGCGCTCGCAGATCGCCATCAAGCTCTTCGGCGAGGACCTCGACACCCTGCGCGGCCAGGCGGAGGCGCTGCGCTCGCGCCTGGCGGGGATTCCGGGCCTGGCCGACCTGGAGGTGGAAAAGCAGGTGCTCGCCCCGCAGATCAAGGTGCGCATCGACTACGCCGCCGCCGTGCAGTACGGGGTGCCGGTGCCCCGGATACTGTCGGCGCTGCAGAGCCTCGTCGAAGGCGAGAAGGTGGCCCAGATCGTCGAGGGCGGGCGGCGTTTCGCGCTCGTCGTCCGGTTGCCGGAAGACGCCCGTTCGATCGAGGGCCTCGGCCGGATACTGCTGGAGACGCCCGGCGGCCGGATTCCGCTGTCCAGGGTGGCCACCATCGAGGACGGGGACGGCCCCAACCAGATCAGCCGCGACGACGGCAAGCGGCGCATCGTGCTGTCGGCCAACGCACAGGGACGGCCCCTGTCCGAGGTGGTCGCCGACATCCGCACGGCGGTGGCCGAAACCCGGCTGCCCGACGGCTACTTCGTCACCCTGGGCGGCCAGTTCCAGGCGCAGGAGGAGGCGAGCCGCCTCGTCGGCATGCTGTCGGCCGTGTCCCTGGTCATG
This DNA window, taken from Thauera sp. K11, encodes the following:
- a CDS encoding TolC family protein, whose translation is MGAAPGAAAPVSLKDAFDLAWERQPEARSAAARRDAAQAARAVAASWSAEAPALELSAKSDRPGSNDGSREYEVGLAIPLWLPGERPRAGALADAEAKALESRFLAARLSLAEAVRDAWWACHRAASELALAQDRLVNTRQLAADVARRVKAGELSRADQHQAEGAVARAEAAQAEALGARNAALAALQGVVGHAGLTPGAGEAGPEPMPEEVPDAMPPSGHPAIDELSDRASVARRAAELAAVQDRASPELILAATRERGRSGEDFGQSFTVGIRIPFGGGARAQARQAVARAEALDTEAQAEVERARVAAGIESARARMRATQAQAEAADRRARLARETRSFFDKSFQLGESDLPARLRVELEAAEAERDLARARIDAAAAVSALRQSLGLLP
- a CDS encoding efflux RND transporter periplasmic adaptor subunit is translated as MKRHIFPPMQILAMLAVAALAAPAAKADAGHDHGDAPPAASGDGPRRLPDGSVFLPKPAQRQFAVRTLQVAEAELPRAFELAGRVMMDPDAGGKVQAALAGRIEARPNGLPRAGQSVRKGEVLAYVVPSAGAIERANQLAQRAELRAARSLAEKRLARLRELSDTVPRKEIEAAESEVESLAERLGAVAAGLGGRDALAAPVSGVIASAHAVAGQVVEPGELVFEVVDPRRLQIEALAYDVPQAQGIAGAFLGLGGERVPLRLVGTARSLRDQALPVTFSADGEALQRLAVGQPVQVVAHSAARVKGVPVPLAALTRNPANQDIVWVKERPEHFVPRTVRYEPLDGTSVAVTSGLGPGERVVVQGAAFVNQVR